The following are encoded together in the Pedobacter steynii genome:
- a CDS encoding GntR family transcriptional regulator yields the protein MKLQQLIIEIKALENVSTFSKHEQLVQGIINALDQKILVRGDALPSVNKMIKEVGFAGETIAKAYKELVSRGIIESKHRKGYFVATEDTGQHLRVCLLLYAFDTFQETFYQSFRNKLGENIQLDLFFHHNNFAVFENTINNIKGKYGMYVIAPIDVPESIPLVGQFPINKLLIVDRQIELSEEHSYIVQEFKKSSYRAFVELADRIKEFDQFVFFFKQQSAEPNDILDSFQRFVKDYQINGIIKSKYEPGSITSDKVYFTIHNLELWEILKDSKIKGLKAGKDIGILSHNDDNIKEIIFDGITTFSIDFAKMGEMAAEFVLFRKPIKHIMKNELIRRNSL from the coding sequence ATGAAGCTACAACAATTAATTATAGAAATTAAAGCCTTAGAAAATGTCTCCACATTTTCTAAACATGAGCAATTGGTTCAGGGAATTATTAACGCCCTGGATCAAAAGATATTGGTCAGGGGAGATGCTTTACCTTCTGTAAACAAGATGATTAAGGAAGTTGGCTTTGCAGGTGAAACCATTGCAAAAGCTTATAAGGAGCTCGTAAGCAGGGGTATCATCGAATCTAAGCATAGAAAGGGATATTTTGTTGCCACCGAGGACACCGGGCAGCACCTGAGGGTATGTTTGTTATTGTATGCCTTTGATACTTTTCAGGAGACGTTTTATCAGAGCTTCAGAAATAAATTAGGCGAAAATATTCAGCTGGACCTTTTCTTTCATCATAATAATTTTGCGGTATTTGAGAATACGATCAATAATATCAAAGGGAAATACGGCATGTATGTCATTGCTCCGATTGATGTTCCCGAATCTATTCCATTGGTTGGCCAGTTTCCAATAAATAAGCTGTTGATTGTAGACAGACAGATCGAGCTGAGCGAAGAGCATTCCTATATTGTACAGGAATTTAAGAAATCCTCCTACAGGGCATTTGTGGAGCTTGCCGACCGCATTAAAGAATTTGATCAGTTTGTTTTCTTTTTTAAGCAGCAATCAGCAGAGCCCAATGATATCCTGGACTCGTTTCAGCGTTTTGTCAAAGATTATCAGATTAATGGCATCATAAAAAGCAAATATGAACCTGGTAGTATAACATCCGATAAGGTATACTTCACCATTCATAACTTAGAATTATGGGAGATCCTTAAAGATTCCAAAATTAAAGGGTTAAAAGCCGGAAAAGATATTGGGATACTATCTCATAATGATGATAATATTAAAGAAATAATCTTTGATGGGATTACCACATTCTCTATTGACTTTGCGAAAATGGGCGAAATGGCTGCAGAGTTTGTCCTATTTAGAAAACCTATAAAACACATCATGAAAAACGAATTGATCAGGCGAAATTCTTTATAG